GGATGGCCCTGGGGCATTTATCAGTGTGGGGGGCCAGGGCCGCCACCGCCTACTTCCTGCCCTTCCCCGCGTTCTCGCGCGAGTCAGCCCGGGAGCGTATGTCCCGGCTGGCTGTGGGCGCCGAGGTCCCTCTGGAGATCACGGGGGGCGCATCTGAGCGGCTGGGACCGGAACCGGCCGGTGCGCTCCTGGACGTCATCGGGCAGGCCCAGGACGCCGACCTGGGTGCCCCGGGAGAGGCCCGCGACCACCTCGGTCTGACCTACCGGGGCCGGGACGCCCTGTACAACCAGACCCCGAAGCTGGTGTTCGACTACGCCAACGGCGAGATCTCGGCCCCGTTCGAACCCGAGGATGACGACCAGGCGCTCCGCAACGACATCGAGGTGGTGCGCCTGGACGGGTCGAGTGCGCAGGTCGAGGACACCGACGGGCCACTCGGCGTGGACCGGGTCGGACGGTACGACGAGTCCGTCACCCTGAACCTTGCCTCCGATCAGCAGGTCGCCGCCCACGCCGGGTGGAGGCTGCACCTGGGCACCGTGGACGAACTCCGGTGGCCGTCGGTACGCATCAACCTGGCCAGCCGTCGTCTCAGCCCGCGGGTGGAGGACATCATCGGGCTGGACGCTGGGGACCGGATCCGCATCCTGAACCCGCCGCCCTGGGCGCAGGAGCGGGCGCTGGACCTGATCGTGCAGGGCTATGAGGAGCGCATCAACCTGTTCGAGTGGGAGATGACCCTGACGTGCACGCCCGCCTCGCCGTGGAACGTGGCCCGGATCGCAGAGGAGGGGGCTGCCCCACCGGATGCTCCGGTGCGCGCCGACACCGCCGGGTCCGAACTGGCCGAACCGATCGGGGCCGACGACACTCTGCTCCTGGTGGCCACCACCCGGGGGCCCACCTGGGTGACGTCGGCAGACCACCCGGACAGTCTGCCCCTGGACGTTGTGGTGGGCGGGGAGATCATGCGGGTCACCGCCATCATCGGCGACGGCAGCGTCCTACCCCAGTCGTTCGTGGTCGAGCGGGGCACCAACGGAGTCCACAAACCCCATCCGGCCGGCGCGCCGGTGCGACTGGCCTACCCGGCCGTGGTCGCCCTATGAGCAAGAAGGAGGCTCCCCATGAGCATGTACCCATGGAGGGCCGGTGAGGTCATCACCGCAGAGCGACTCACCGCGGGGATGCAGCGCGGGATGGTCGCCGTAGAGCTGACCGAGGAGATCGAGAACACCGGCAGCAACAACAACCAGTGGGCGAACACGTACCGTCGCGGATCGGTCAGGGTCACGTTCGATGTGCCGTTCGCAGAGGTCCCCACCATCCAGGTCACGCCTCGCACCAACTCGCCGGGCGTGTTCCTGGAGGCCAGCTACACGGACGTCTCCACGACCGGGGTCACGATTTTCGCGGCCCGAGGAAACACCACCGCGACCAACGTGGACTGGCTGGCGATCGGGCGGCCCGCCCTATGACCGCCCCGCCCGACCCGTTCGCCAGCGTAGTGACCGCCCGGGACGTGTACGACGCCACCCGCGAAACACAGCAGGAGGTGAGACGGGCTCTGGACCGCCTGGACACCGTTGACCAGACGCTCGCTGAGATGGCCCGCGTGCAGAGAGAGCACCGGGAGAGGTTGGACGCGATCGACCGGTGGCGGTACGCCATCCCCGTCGCGTCGATCTCGGCGGTGGTGTCGGCGGTGGCCGCGATCATCATCGCGCTCCTGTCCGTCATCTGACCCCCGCACGAACCCACGCCCTGGCCCTGATCGGCCGGGGCTTTCTCATGCCCGCAGGAGGCACCCTTTGGTCAACATCACCAACCGATCCGGGTGGGGAGCACGCGCCCCCCGCAACCGGTCCACCACCACCTGGGCGTCCCGCACCGGGTTCACCGTCCACTACTCCGCCGGACCACCGACCCAGACCCCGCGCCAGATCCAGAACTTCCACATGGACACCCGGGGCTGGGCAGACGTGGGCTACAACTTCCTGGTCGACCAGGCCGGGAACGTGTACGAGGGCCGCGGCTGGCTGGTCGTGGGTGCGCACGCGGCCCCGCACAACACCTCGCACATCGGGGTGTGCTTCATCGGCCGCGACGGCGACGCCACCCCGGCGGCCAAGGCGGCGATCCGCGGACTCTACGACGAGGCCAACCGGCGCGCGGGCAAAAACCTGTCCCGCAGTTGGCACGGTGGCCTGTCCGGGAACAGCACCTCCTGCCCGGGCGCGGACCTGCGCTCGTGGGTCCGGGCCGGAATGCCGGTCTCCGGCGGAACCACCCCGGCCCCGACCCCGCCAGCCTCTGCCCGGCCCGGCACCACCGCCCCCGCGTGGCCCGGCCCCATCCTGATCCAGCCCCCGGTACGCCACACCCAGACCTGCCGCCGCTGGCAGACCCGGATGCGTGAGCGCGGGTGGCGGATCACTGTGGACGGCTGGTACGGACCCGCCTCCGAGCGGGTGTGCCGCCAGTTCCAGACCGAGAAGAGGCTCTCGGTGGACGGCCGGGTGGGTCCGGAGACCTGGCGCGCGTCCTGGGAGGCCCCGATCACCTGATGGACGTCTACCGCGAACGCGCCCACCTGGTCGCACACCTGGCCGCCCTGTTCCCTGCGGTCCTGTCCTACAGCGACCCCGAGGAGCCCGACTGGCCGGTCCTGACCATGGATACCCCGGCCGGGCAGATGAGCTGGCACCTGGCGCCGTCCGACCTCGACCTGGTCGCCCACGTCCAGGTCGTGCCCGCAGAGGACCCGCGTGCCCGCTGGGACTTCCACACCACCGACATGAAGTACGCCCGCCTGGCCGCGCTCACGAAGGAGACCGCCACCATGCACGAAGCACCCACACCCGCGCCCACACCCGAGCGGGACGCCCGGTCCCGAGGCCTGCGCACCCTGCTCCAGGCCCTGGCCGTGACCGTCCTGGTCGGCGCCGCCACTGCAGTGTCCGAGCTGGCCACCGACGGCGGGGTGCTCACCCTGGCCACGGTGGCTACGGCCGCCGGGACCGGCGCGCTGATGGCGGTAGCCGCCTACGTGCAGCGCCGCCTCGGCCGGTAGGGCCCCGCGCGCAGCACCGCCCCCGCCTCTCCTTCGGGAGGGGCGGGGGCTTTCGTCATGTGTCCGGATACGGCCACGAGCCCCGGTGGCGGCGCGGTGGTGGGATCCTCCCCGCATGGACGAGAACGAGATGGTGGCGGTCACCTTGGTGGGCGGCCCGATGGACGGCACCCGCCAGCCGGTGGACTGGGCGGCGGTCTACGAGGACCCGGAGCCGGGACTGGACATGGTCCCGGACTCCTCGGTGAAGGCGCCGGAGTCGATCCCGTGGGCGCGGGTGTTGTACACCGCCGACCCCGCTGGGCCGCCGGACGTGTGGCACTGGCAGGGCTGGGTGCCGTAGGGCGGCTCACGCTTCCTCGGGCCGTCCGCGCACCTGGGAGTCCCAGAGGTCGTCGAGCGCGCCAGCCCCTTCGACGAGTTCGCCGAGTTCGTGAACGACGTGGGCGCGGACGTCATCCTCGGGCGGGATTTCGCGGGTTTCCCGGTAGCGCTGCTCCTGGCCTGGGCTGAGCCAGAGGTCCATGATGATCACGATGTGCCGCACGCTGTGTTCCCCCGGGTGCTGTGCGTAGTGGCTTGTGTGCGAAGAGGGGGCCCACCAGCCCCTACTGGTGGGCCCTGGCCCAGCTCCCCTGCTGGGCCCACCACCCCCTCCCCCCAGAGCAGGGTGGTGGTCTGGTCCGCGCGCCCGCCGGGAAGTCGAAGGACGGAAGCGGGCGCGCGGGTTCTACTTCGGCTTCTTGGCCGCCTTCTCCTTCTCCTCCTGGCGGAGGGCGTATCGGATCGCGTCCCCCTGGGAGTCGTGGTGCCGCTTCTCGGCTTCGGTGAGCGGCCGGTTCGGGTCGGGCTCGTTCATCAGGCGTTCCTCTCGGGCCAGTACGTCAGGTACTCGGTCAGGCGGTCCTCGACGTCCTCGACGAACGGCACCGGGCCACCGGCAGCGTCGACCTTCACCGGCACGTCGGTGGTCGTCAGGCTGCTGCGCTCCATCACGGCGGTGACCATGTCGGCGACCCGGGCCCCGTACTCGTCCAGGACCTGGTCGGCGGTGAGGGTGCGCTGGCCACCGTCGATGACCACGAACCCGTCGCTGTCGGGGTCGAGCCAGGCGTTCGCGATCAGGCGGTAGTCGCGCAGCATCTCCAGGAGCTGGGCGGCGTAGGCGCGGGGTCCGTGGTCGGCGGGGGTGCGCAACGGAACCCACAGCTCACGTTCGGCGCTCCCGGCGTACCCGAAGACGAGCCCGCAGTTCCAGCAGCTCGACGCGCGGGAGTCGACGGTGGCCCCGCAGTTCGCGCACGGCACCGGGCCAGCAGTGATGGCGTCAGGCGAGGGGGCAGAGGTAGTGTGCGTCATTGATCCTGCTTTCAGACATGGAGTGTCGAGAGGGTTGGGTCTGGGCCCGGGAGAGCGCTGCAACGCTCCCCGGGCCGTTCGTGGTTCAGGGGCGGGGCCGCTCCAGCGGGGACCGCCAGACCAGCGGGTGAGAGTGCGGGTCACGGCCGGGAGCGCGCGCAACCCGCTCAGCGGTACCAGCGCGGGCGGTGTAGACGGGGTGGCCTTCGGCGTCGGGGCCGCTGTACACGACCGACACTCGGTGCGCCCGCGCCCACGCGCCCAGCTCGCGGAGGCTGGGCAGCTCGCGGATGTCGCACACGGCCGTCACCGGATCGCCCCCGCCATCTGGGGCAGCTCGGCGCCGATGGTGTGGCAGCGGATCCACCGGCGGGCCGCGGCCTCGGTGCGCAGGGTCGCCTCACGGCCGGGGATGGCCGCCCACCACCCGGACAAGCCGTGGGAGTAGACGCCGACGACGCGGGCGTGCTGGAGGGCGAGCCAGTGGGCGGGGCGACCGTCGGGCTCGCCGGTAACGGTCTCGGCGGTCATGTCCGGGGTGGGCACGAACCGGGTTCGGGTGGCCATCTACGCCACCTCCATGCGGTGGAGCCCGTCGAGGACCCGGAACAGGACCGCCACGGGGGCCAGGTCCATGGGGCGTCGGGGCGCGGGGATGGCGGGCGGCTCCGGGGCGAACGCCCGGACTCGGGCGGCACGGCGGGGCCGGCGGCTGCGCATGATCTCGGCGGCGCGGTGGCGCACGTAGGCCAGCTCGGACAGATTCAGGTATCGCGCCATAGCGCGGCTCCTTCGTCAGGGTGCCGGATGGGAGGTCCGACGGGGAACTGAGTGACCCCATACTCGTACTAGGATTCCTAAAAATCAAGACCGGGTCACCCAATCAAGGGAATCCTGTGTCGGGTGTCCTAAAATGTCTGCTTCTGCTGGCTGCCCGTCTACGATCGGAGCACTATGGCCACCAGGTACTCCCCGACGATCCGACGCCGTCGACTGTCCGCCGAACTCCTTCGCCTCCGGCAGGCCGCTGGGATGACCAGCGAGGAGGCCGCACGTGCATCCGAGCTATCCAAGACCGCCTACTCGAACATCGAGAACGGTTTTCGGCAGCGACCAAAATTGCCCGAGATCCGCGCGATCCTCAGGGCGTTCGGAGTAGAAGAGGGGCAGGAGCACGAGGAGATCCTCGACCTGTGCCGCCAATCCCTCGAACGCGGATGGTGGTCCCGCTACAGGGATGTGCTCGCCAGCCGGTTCGTTGGGTTCGAGCAGGAGGCTGCCACGATCTCCACATGGGAGCCCGTCGTGATCCCTGGGCTGCTCCAGATTCCCCGGTACATGGAGCTCCTCGCCGAAGCCGCGCTGCTTCGCCCCGAGGAGGCACGCAGGTCCGCGGACGCGCGAGTGACCCGGCAGCAGATCCTCGAAGAGAATCCGCCGGAGCTCTGGGCGATCTTCGACGAGACCGCCCTCCTGCGCCTGGAGGACGACCACCCGGACGTTCTCCGCGAGCAGGTTGAGCACCTGCTGAAGCTCGCCGCGCGGCCATCTGTAACCATCCAGATGACCTCGGCCCGCAGCATCCACTCCGGGTCCGGCGGCCCGTTCGTGATCTTGGAGTTCCCCGAAGCGGTGGACCCGGCAATCGTGTACCTGGAAACTGACACCGACGGCCTATACCTGGAGGAGCCCGACGAGGTCACGCGCTACCGCACTCTGATGAAGCACCTGGTCATGTCAGCCCTCCGGCCTTCGGAGACGGCTGATCACCTACGACAGATGATCGAGTAACCATGAACAACTCAGTTCCCACTGACCTGCTGTTCCGCAAGTCCTCCTACAGCCAGCCCACCCAGAACTGTGTCGAGGTAGCCGACCTGCCCGACGGCGCTGCTGTGCGCGACACCCAGAACCGGGAGGCCGGGCACCTGTCCTTCGTCTCCCAGGAGTGGGCGGCGCTGCTGTCCACCGTGCGCCTGTAATCACCAACGGGAAAGGGGCCCCTCGCCAGTGCGAGGGGCCCCTTCTCAGTTCCCGCGACCACTCTACCCCGTGGGCGCCCCGGCGGGAAGCGCCTACGTGGCCGCCGTGGTGGCCAGCTGGTCCCGCACGGCCTGGAGGTCGCGGCGGGCGGTGCGGGCGGACACGTGGTGGCCAGCAGCGGCCAGGACGGCGGCCACCTCCGGGCCACGGGCGTCGGCCATCCGGGCGTCTGGGTCGTCGGCCTCGGCGATCCAGTCCAGGATGGCCACCTCGCGGGCGGCCACGTCCTCGGCGGTGGCCACGGGGCGGGGCGCCGGACGCGGCCGCGGGGTCGGGCCGGGGCGTTCCTCGGTGGCCGCGGGCGCGGGCATGGCCACAGGGGACAGCGCCAGCACCTCGGCCACCGTGACCGGCCGCGTGCACACTGGCCGCCTGGTGTCCACCGGGGGCATGGCCACCTCGGCGGCCGGGATGAGGCGCGTGCACACCACCTGCCGGTCAGGCATGGCCACATCCTGCGTGGCCACGAACGCCCCGCAGATGTCCGGACGCGGGTCCTCCAGGGTGGCCACTGGCCGGGGCGGCATGGTGGCCGCGAGCGTGGCCATGGCCACCACCCGGGAGCAGATGGCCGGGCGCGGATCGCGGGGGGCCGGGCGGCGGACAGCGGCCAGCGTGGCCGCGAGCATGGCCACGGGCACGTCCTGGCCACAGATGACCGGGCGGGCGTGGACCCTGGCCATGACCGTGGCCACGCTGACCCGGTGGCCACAGACCACCTCCCGCTTCTCCTGGTGGCCAGTGGCCCCGACCCGGACAGCGGACATGGCCAGCTGGTAGGCGAGCTCAGCGGCCACCGGCACCCACAGGGACACGACGATCCCGGCCCACCCATGGTCGAGGCCGTGGTGGATGTTCGCGCCCGTGGTGGCCACGACGCCCACGACGAGCGCGACCTTGGCCATGGCCGGGGGGCGCTGGCCAACACCCCGGGCGTGACCGATCGCGGCGATGGACAGGACCACGAGGGCGTCGACCGTGACCGCGATGACCGCGGCTTCCCACGGTGCGGCGCCGGCCTCCATGGCGAACTTGCGGATGTGGCCGTAGGAGACGACGACGAGGCCGACGGCGATGGCGAGGGACCCGGTGATGGTCGCGTAGTAGGC
This DNA window, taken from Nocardiopsis exhalans, encodes the following:
- a CDS encoding DUF397 domain-containing protein; its protein translation is MNNSVPTDLLFRKSSYSQPTQNCVEVADLPDGAAVRDTQNREAGHLSFVSQEWAALLSTVRL
- a CDS encoding helix-turn-helix domain-containing protein, translated to MATRYSPTIRRRRLSAELLRLRQAAGMTSEEAARASELSKTAYSNIENGFRQRPKLPEIRAILRAFGVEEGQEHEEILDLCRQSLERGWWSRYRDVLASRFVGFEQEAATISTWEPVVIPGLLQIPRYMELLAEAALLRPEEARRSADARVTRQQILEENPPELWAIFDETALLRLEDDHPDVLREQVEHLLKLAARPSVTIQMTSARSIHSGSGGPFVILEFPEAVDPAIVYLETDTDGLYLEEPDEVTRYRTLMKHLVMSALRPSETADHLRQMIE
- a CDS encoding H-type lectin domain-containing protein, with translation MSMYPWRAGEVITAERLTAGMQRGMVAVELTEEIENTGSNNNQWANTYRRGSVRVTFDVPFAEVPTIQVTPRTNSPGVFLEASYTDVSTTGVTIFAARGNTTATNVDWLAIGRPAL
- a CDS encoding zinc ribbon domain-containing protein yields the protein MTHTTSAPSPDAITAGPVPCANCGATVDSRASSCWNCGLVFGYAGSAERELWVPLRTPADHGPRAYAAQLLEMLRDYRLIANAWLDPDSDGFVVIDGGQRTLTADQVLDEYGARVADMVTAVMERSSLTTTDVPVKVDAAGGPVPFVEDVEDRLTEYLTYWPERNA
- a CDS encoding DUF2637 domain-containing protein — its product is MRNLPIAYYATITGSLAIAVGLVVVSYGHIRKFAMEAGAAPWEAAVIAVTVDALVVLSIAAIGHARGVGQRPPAMAKVALVVGVVATTGANIHHGLDHGWAGIVVSLWVPVAAELAYQLAMSAVRVGATGHQEKREVVCGHRVSVATVMARVHARPVICGQDVPVAMLAATLAAVRRPAPRDPRPAICSRVVAMATLAATMPPRPVATLEDPRPDICGAFVATQDVAMPDRQVVCTRLIPAAEVAMPPVDTRRPVCTRPVTVAEVLALSPVAMPAPAATEERPGPTPRPRPAPRPVATAEDVAAREVAILDWIAEADDPDARMADARGPEVAAVLAAAGHHVSARTARRDLQAVRDQLATTAAT
- a CDS encoding peptidoglycan recognition protein family protein; translation: MVNITNRSGWGARAPRNRSTTTWASRTGFTVHYSAGPPTQTPRQIQNFHMDTRGWADVGYNFLVDQAGNVYEGRGWLVVGAHAAPHNTSHIGVCFIGRDGDATPAAKAAIRGLYDEANRRAGKNLSRSWHGGLSGNSTSCPGADLRSWVRAGMPVSGGTTPAPTPPASARPGTTAPAWPGPILIQPPVRHTQTCRRWQTRMRERGWRITVDGWYGPASERVCRQFQTEKRLSVDGRVGPETWRASWEAPIT